From the Centropristis striata isolate RG_2023a ecotype Rhode Island chromosome 5, C.striata_1.0, whole genome shotgun sequence genome, the window gagtttttagtctcactgaggttttagacagactgtcaatctagcagggaaactatttacaagactacaactagattcttttagcagtttttttctatcatgctcttagtaaaaactgactgaatggaggagaagcagcttttggctccagctccAACTGTGACTCAGTGGTCTGtgattgtaattttttgtaattttttactgtaaaaacaaatgtttttttaattgttttaagtGTATCTTAGGAAAAAAACGTAATGaaaaagttaagaaaacaactaaagagTTAGCATTCACgttatttaaccctttagagtttggggctattttgtctggtttttgactccttttcattctgtctgtataaaccacttaaaaatatttaccatgacgtgttgctGTGAttcttttcagcacaacctcacctatatgacctgattatttttttcattttgacttactggatcaacatttcgaacacaaaaaaacacaaaagaattacaaaaaacacacataaaaccaaaaagacacaaaacataataaaaatacaaaaaacacacaagaattacaaaaaacatgcaaaaaaccacaaagaaattaggaaaagaaaacacataaaaaatgaaaaacaaaccaaaaatacacacaaaattacaaaaaacacatgcaaacacactcaaaacacaccaaaaacatatatataaaaaaaactgtaaacacaaaagatttcattacaaatgctaaatgcacaaagctaaattagaaaaatctcagcaaaaaaagtaaaatcatgttaatacacatcgaggtgtgttttttttttacctttgctaaaaaagagttgatgcattaaattggacatggaaacttctggaaaagccaaaactttagagtttcagttagttccctgctgacagcagggaaacatgctgctgaagtttttacattgtgacgtcatgaagaagtcgtgctccggctctttttctggactccagagggttacatTTTGTCTGATGaccaaaattaagaaaaaaaagtggtacttaagaagcattttcttcttaagaatgctttgtgaatcgggcccctggagcattcagaggatggatgctTTATGGAAAGCTGTTTCTGCATCTGAGAGTCATCAGGGTCTCTGGCTCCACCTGGTGGACTGAAAGAGTCACTTCAACATCCCCctcctctaaaaaaaaaacacatcctcGGTTCCCTTCAGCTGAAAGCCAAAATTAAGGCTTCAAAACTGGAGTCCAAAAAaacaatgggtgacatcacagagactacatctgttatttttatacagtctagaGTTCAGACACAACTGCACAAATCTacactgtcctacaaagtctaactgcagtgaCTACACAAAgtataaaactgagaaaaactacttcgtgtttttaaaaaacgttcTTTTAACTGGCCATCCAAATGTGTTATAGGCACATAGGTGaggtaacactgaaaaaactgtaacatggcatggtaaagattttttaacagattttttaaaggacataatagcataatagaagatttcagagggttaacagaacTCCCTGAGAACTGTTCCATATCATCAGGATTATCATCATCATACCAGATGAACTGATGAACTGAAAGTTCAGCCACTGTGTTATTGGGTTTACGTgacagaccagaccagaccagtaCCTGATCAACCTGTTCAATGAACCTGTTCATCAACATTCTTTACTGTGTGAACAGACGTGCAAAATCATCGGTTATTTCAGTTTCACCTTCACTCATAGAAGCATATACTTCACTTTACCCTTCCTCTTGGGTTcatttttaggttttaaatgcataaaagtaccacacaatgtttgtttattgcATCAAGGCTTTTTGACTTTATCAGGAACTTCtattcaaacaaaataaaattaaaataaatgcattttgtgttgtttgggtCGAGGGGGTCCAGGGATAATATAACTTTATAGGGGTGTGAGAAATGTTGTTTAATCTggcgagatctcgtcacacccctataagtttataaaacaataattagTGCCAGAACTTAAATCATAAACATACTGTCAGCTCCTCTTCAACCCACTGAGCTTCAGTTAGGggctgaacaaacaaacaaacaaacaaacaaacaaagacaaaatggaTTTGTAAGCGATGCATAAGACTAATTCATTTCAGGGTTGGTAACTTGCACAGTACACATCTCCAGCATGTTTGCAGCATGCAATTTGAAATTACagttcagattcagtttttcaatacAATGGTTCAAAGTGAACAATGCAAATTCAAAtcatgtgattcaaattcagttttttaatgcaattattcaagttaagcaattcaaattcaaatgtaaataattcaaattcagtttctggtggcacatatttcaccCATATTTGAGTGCCAGACTGACAGTGACAGAAGTGGAGTGTTTAATGCTTCTGACAGTTATTGTTGTTGATCATAGTTCAGGAATGTTCCTGTTGCAGAATGTTGAAGTTCCAGTTGGCTCGTCCAAAACTATTCTACAGTCCTGAGTTTAAGGTTGTTAGCAGGAATAAAAGACCTCACAGCCCTCACTGAATGTAGAAGTCACTGCTGCAGAATCCACCATTAGCCTTTAGCCTTTAGCAGAGATCACCTATAGGTCACACAACACCTCAGgcactattttatttattattttattatctcaaaaaaatatactatcatgaaaaagttcaatatttgttgtcaatcatttcagaaagtgaaactcgtatattatatagattcattaatccttagaagtctaagcattcacattactgaaccctctggagtttggggctattttgttggtttttgactccttttcattctgcctgtataaaccacttaaacacctttaccatgacgtgttggtaccattgttttcagcacaacctcacctatatgacctgattattttttcattttgaattacttgatcaacattttgaacacaaaaaaacacacaaaaacacaaaaaaattacaaaaaacacacgtaaaacgcataaaaacatgaaaaacaaaccaaaaacacacacaaaattccaaaaaacacatacaaacacaccaaaaacacaataaaaatacaaaaaacacataaaaaacacaaagaaattacaaaaaaaacataaaaaacacaaagaaattacaaaaagcacaaataaaaacacaaagaaattacaaaaaacaacccccaaaaaaaactgtaaacacaaaagattgcattacaaatgctaaatgcacaaagcgaaattagaaaaatcatgttaatacacttcaaggtgtttttttttttttcacctttgctaaaaaaaaagggttaatgcattaaaatggacatggaaacttctggaaaagccaaaactttagagttcagctgacataACATGCTCCTGAACGTTTCTAcatcgtgacgtcatgaagaagtcgtgctccggcgctttcatgactccagagggttattaagcatagagtgaaatatttcaagcctgtttttcttgtaattttgatgattctggcttagagataatgaaaacacaaaactcagtgtctcagaaaaaagTGATATATAGGTCCATAtacaggtccatttaccattttaccaatTCTACAGTATTTTACTACTAATTTGGTAAttctacacaaaatgacaaaactattataaccttggtactaACTGTCTTTAACCCACCTGTTTATAAAGTGGATCCTCTTtatttgtgtgtcagtgtttatGCATGCCACATTGTAAACCCTTGAATTttcaagcatgtgtgtgtgtgtatataagctCCACATGTGATAACATTCTCCCGTTTCTCTTGGTGGAAATATTTATGCTACGTCCTCATTTGAGCATGCAGTTCAAACAGACAGGGTCCGCTGTTCCTTCCCCTTTTTCCAAACGCAGTGAGCCTCCGGGGGCCTTCAGACAGGACCAGGCATTGTGAGgccccaccccccctcccctgccccaatatatgtgtttatatcaAGACCTGATATCCATTTTCCATCACTCACTCCTGTAGCTTGGAGGTATTTATTTTCAGCGAGCAGGGAACAGTCTGAAGGGAGATGTGGTGTGTAAATAGTTGTGATCCTTCACAGAGGACCGAGGTCTGATGATGGTTAAACAGCAGAAGATGAAAGGAATCAATGAGGGTGGCAGCGGTCTCGGCTTAGCTGTTTTTATGGACATTGATTTACACAAAGATATGCATGAGAGCAGGATTGTTACTTTAACTCAGACTTTCTGTTGTAAATATTTCTAATCATTCAACAACAGACTGattgtgttattattaatgTGATCATTGTGTGACTGCATGCCTGGTTTTGTCATATGAAGTTTAAGAAAAGCCACCCACCTGAGATTTTATGTTTAAGAGACTGTTGCAATCCTCAAGTACTCACTTACTTAGTGAAGCATACAGAGATCAACAGCCCGGCGGAGAGGAGTGATGGAAGCAAGGCAGGTGAGCAGGGATCCAGTCTGGGATCAAAGCAGCTCTACTGTACAGCTTCTTTCTAGGTCTAGGTCTTCTTTTTAGTTTGACTAAttcgaccggctaatgtgaccggctactgcaactggctaatgtgaccggctaatgcgaccggctaatgtgactggctaatgcaactggctactctgaccggctaatgaaaccggctaatgcgactggctaatgtgaccggatactgtgaccggctactgccaccggctaatgtgaccagctaatgcgaccggctactgtgaccggctaatgcgactgccAACATTCAAGAGCGCCAACGGACTCAGTCTCTGAACGAAGCCTTTGCCTCGTTGCGTAAGATCATCCCGACACTGCCCTCGGACAAATTGAGCAAGATCCAGACGCTCAAGTTGGCGTCACGCTACATCGACTTCCTGTACCAAGTTCTGCAGAACGACGAGATGGACACGAAGCAGGCGggatgcgactggctaatgtgacaggCTACTGAcatcggctaatgtgaccggctaatgaccagctactgccaccggctaatgtgaccgactcaTTCAACCGGCAACTGCGACCGGCAactgcgaccggctactgccacggctaatgcgactggctaatgcgactggctaatgcaacctgattatgtgaccagctaatgcgacttgctaatgtgaccagctactaccaccggctaatgcgaccggctaatgcgacctgctaatgtgaccagctaatgcgacttgctaatgtgaccggctactgccactggctaatgtgaccggctattgcgactggctaatgtgaccggataCTGTGACTGGCtactgtgaccggctactgccaccagctaatgcgaccggctaatgtgaccggctactgtgcgaccggctactgcCACCGGCTACTACCACCGGCTACTACCACGGACTAATTCAACCGGCTACTGccaccagctaatgcgaccggctaatgtgaccggctactgtgcGACCGGCTACTACCACCGGCTACTACCACGGACTAATTcaaccggctactgcgaccagcTATTGCCACTGGttaatgcgaccggctactgcCACCAGCTAATGCCACCAGctactgccaccggctaatgcgactttCTTGCCggtgaaaatcctattccaatcgttttatctgggtgtcttaatcagagttggagaactccaacatcagtcagactaacacgtttacatgcacttcagttgtcgaGTTATAGTCAGAACAAGgaaatcatttgttttttttccaagtgtcatgtaaacgtactgagtgAATCACAGGAGTCCCAAACGGGGCTCATAAACAGTCATAGTGAGTGATGGAGTTTGCACAAGAGGAACGGTCTCATCTGTGTTCAGACAATAGAGGTTTCTCTTCTCGTTGTGGACTTCAGCCATCTTTGAGTTGACTCACTGGAGATACTTTCCACTTCTGGGTCCTAACCGTGCCTGCACAAAACCATTTTCACTCAAGAAGGGAGCATCTCGTCTCTGAAATGTGAAACCCTAACAATAGACTCTTCTCTTGTGTGGCTGTTAGCCATGATGGAGGCCGACCAGCACGTTGGACCTGGACCCAGGCTTGTTCAACATGTAGCTCAGTGGATAAAAGTAACAAATTGTCCCACCGGCCTCCCTCTGAGCCACACAACTCATTCTTTCCTTAACGCTGTGATTAGAGCTCCGTGCTGCAGCGCTGACTGAATGCCAGCTAGTTCCTCCCTCCAGGTTTATACTGAGAAACAACAGCCAAGTCACTggcagagaaataaaacactCAGCCTGTTGTTTCTCCAACAAGAACCACTCGGAGGTGTTTGGAGGTGTGGAATACTTTCAATAGTACTTCCAGgtatttattaaccctttggagtttggggctgttttgttggtttttgactccttttcattctgtctgtatacaaaccacttaaaaattgttcaccatgacgtgttggtatcattgttttcagcacaacctcacctatatgacctgattattatttttcattttgacttactggatcaacattttgaacacaagaACCCCACTagaaaattactcaaaaaacacacaaaaaaaacacaaaaaaaaaaaaacacaccacataaaaacatttgaaaaaacactcaaaagaacttgataaaaaaaacacaaaaaacacaaaatatacacataaaaacacaagaaataattaaaaaacctaaaaaacacaaaaaaaattacaaaaaatacaccacataaaaacatttgaaaaaacacagaaaattattataaaaaacaaacaaaacacaaagattaagaaaacacaaaaaccacaaaatatacacataaaaacaaacaaaaaataattaaaaaacataaaaaaaaacacatgaaaatgcattacaattaaattaaagcaaaatttgaaaaatcactgcaataaaaaaaaaaaagtaaaatcatgttacacttggtcaaggTAGTTTTTtatctttgctgaaaaagagttgatgctttaaattggacatggaaacttctagaaaagccaaaactttagagttcagctgacagcagggctccatgctgctgaagtttttatgtcgtgacgtcatgaagaagtcatgctctgGCGATTTTGTGGacaccagagggttaaagaaagtTTCTCCTAATGTTATAGAACATCAGAAAGggaattttgttttggttatgtGCCTAATGATGTCTGATTGGATTTATGTATGATTGTGGTTTgatgcttttttatttcaactctCTTTAAACCACAACCCACAAGCTGGTTTGAAAGGCATGTTGTAgataaagtaaaaaagtgaataaataaatcacaaatacTGTGAAAACAGACATAAATGAAATTTTTTACGGTTCTAAAACAAATCATGCGACAAGAGCCACCATCAGGAAAAACATACTttattcaaaattactttattctaaatatctcatttaaaatttggcaaaaacaaaaaaaaatcagtttgcactaaccacatcctaaaaataaataaataaaataaaaaaaaacattaaattttgcACAAAACTGGGAGGTCATGATTGGCTCAGCTCGGACctacagtcatgtgacaaaaactCAGTAAAGATCTGattgaactgcaggctgtttacacagagccgagaggagaggacaagactgACAATGTTATAGGTAGAAGTTGTATAAATGTAAATAGatgaatgtgtatagaatgtggacctttgacgtgactggtggctccttttggatgattggatgaggattggtagattataatgtcaataatttctctacaaagtggctcactggtagactaacattgtCACAACAAGTGAGCCACTTTGTagaggtggctatttgccgtttcgaTGGTTttgttcaccgctatgtagagattataaagtccatatgaAGTAAAGCATAATTAGATTGttactcatatacaacaacttccttacttactactaataagcaataattctgaggttattgagggaaaacttttagttaatgtcttactggttgtataataaggccatgcaggataaggcattaataactactgaataatgactaattaagagccaatatgctACTTATTttcatgctaataagcaactaattaatgttgaatatgtgttccctaatataaagtgttatcaaagtaacttattttttcttcaatccCTAATGATAGAAGACCTGCCCCAACtgcaacaatgtaaaaaaaaaaaaacagattaactacagaaacagaaaatgaacaaataaagaaTTATTAGTTTTGAAGCATTACTCCATCTGACTGGAATGCTACGTGTTGAAGAATCACCACATTTCTCTATTTATAAAGCAGAAAGATGAACCATGTGGCTTTCACcccagaaacaaaaacatttgtggAGCTTctcttacagtttttttttttcctcctttttctctgAAGTATATTGAAAGCAACCGATGATGGTGCTGAgttgtggagagagagagagagagaagaagaagaaggagggggGGATGGTAACTACTTTAGAGGAAATCTGGAACCTATAAACTTGGGCAACTTCTATGACAAGAAGCAAACGTCACAACGGTTGGATCTGGTTGGCTGCAGGACGCACCTTTGTCTCCGCCTCGTCCCTTTTGATCGGACCAATCGCTTCAGATCCGTTCTTCCTGTTGTCTTAAGCTCAGCTGGCCAAAAAAAGTCCTCCGGACCAATCGGTGACTCAGATGGGTGGGCAGCTGGAAGCTTTACGGTTCCCTCCCTTTAAAAAGTCAGATTCAGGTTGCTGTTGTCTCACATGCAAGCAAAGCGAGCCACAGGAGCGGGACGAGAGAGTGGTGGTGCCCCGTTTGACGATAGACTCACAGAGAGTGGGGGAAAGATCACTGCAAGGACTCCTTCCACATGTTTGGATGAAGGAGAAGCAAGCCGAGTGGTGATTACGCACCCGTTTTAGGGCTCGGCATGCTCGGATGGGACTAAGAAGTACGCTGGTATATCTGttgcaaaagaagaagaaggacaaaacagcagaagaagaaggccAAACGTAAGGGGGAGTTCCTGAAGAAGGAGTggaaggaagaaaaagagagaagccCTGGAGATCTACAGAGGAGTAGGAGGATAAAGAGAGAAGCCCTGGAGATCTACAGAAGAGTAGGAGGATAAAGAGAGATTATAAGCTATATAGGCgtttcagtttatatatttttttccattgaaaatgcggttatctatCGTCAGATTGCaggagaaatacagtaagaatttcaagcatttacaagcacttaatccaaaatccaagcacttttcaaaccttgaaattcaacattaaaattccaGCATTTCAGAGAGTAGGAGGATAAAGAGAGAAGCTACAGAGGAGTATAAAGGAGGATAAATTAAAGAGTCAAATCAGAagaagacagaagaaaaaaacgtGGCCTGAAgcatgagagaggaggagcagtgtGGTGATGAGCACCCTGAGGGAGGGGTGCTTTCCAGCGAGGAGAACTCCGGAAGACCACCTTCCAACGCCTGTCCCGTTGTCGTGGCAACGCCGGGGGTTGCCGGGCGTAAGCGGCAGACGGGCTTGAACCCGGAGGATCACGTTACGACGTCGACATCGCCAAAGATGAAGCCGGGAGAGGACGTCCAGATCTACACGCTGCCCAAAAGACTCAAGAGGAGTCCCCAACCCCAACCCAGGCCTCCTTCCTCGGACCCGTCCCTTTCTCCGGGTCCCGGTCCGAGTCCCGGGTCGCTTTCGGCGCTCGAGGACCCGCACGGCCAACGGGTGATCGCCAACATCAGAGAGCGCCAACGGACTCAGTCCTTAAACGAAGCCTTCGCCTCGTTGCGTAAGATCATCCCGACGCTTCCCTCGGACAAACTGAGCAAGATCCAGACGCTCAAGTTGGCGTCACGCTACATCGACTTCCTGTATCAAGTTCTGCAGAACGACGAGATGGACACGAAGCAGGCGGGGTGCAACTACCTGGCCCACGAGAGGCTCAGCTACGCCTTCTCCGTGTGGAGGATGGAGGGCGCCTGGTCCACCATGTCTGCTGCTGGGCACTAGTCCCGGTTTTTGGGTTTTTCTTTGCAAGGGAAATATCCCGAGGAGACGTCTGGACGTGTCTCGATGGAACGATTATCTCGCACTTGAGCATTTTGGACGGACAAAGCCACTAAACCTTCATTGGGTTTTCATCGTTGTCTACATTATTAGATGCATTCTTGTCATTTTGCAGCTATTTTACTGCTCAAATGTGCCAAGAACAGAAGCACAACAGGAACTGTGTTTAATTCCGAGCTTTTTAAAGTACTTTGTTTACATTGATTACCAATGGAGGACCGGACAGGTAAGAGATTAAACCATCTGGACGCCATTAAACCGCCAATAAAGTCAACAACCTGGTGGTTAAGGACAGCCTTTCTGCAGGAGAACCTCTGACCCCTCCACTTCCTCAGATTGAAGctcaccttttttattttatgccgACTTTGAGCCACATTTGAActccatttttatattttttatttaactttatttccGCCTCGGGGCAAGCAAGTGTataaagttttgtataatatataaagagCAATAACTAGAGAATGCAGAGGAGGAATTTGACAAAATTGGATGTTTCAAGAGAGATTGGACCTTTTGACTTTTTGTACCTACTTTTCCAAAGACATATCATGGTTTCCTGACCACCTCTGAACCCAAAACGACGACGGTGGAAAAAGTAGTCAGCCGTCGTCCCGACTTAAGTTTCTCCTCTCTGTACCCAAACCAAGCCCCTTTGTTTCTTCTCctgccaacaaaaaaaaaaaacctctcctCTTGAAATTCTTTCCTCTCATTCTGGCCCAAAGTTGCTTGCCTTGCACGAAAGCGTGATGCagctcagagcgagctgacgaGGAGGCGTAATGAAAACAAACGGcctcgcaaaaaaaaaaaaaaaaaagggccatGAATCATGTGTGTCACCATCAAAGAGGGGAGGCTGATGTGGCTCCCTGCTGGGCTCCCCATAAACCACTGgaagtgatggaggaggtgagagctgatttatacacacacacacacacacacacacacacacacacacaaatgtgcacacatgcataggtgcacacacacacacacacacacacacacacctacgcCCACGTCTTTGGTTTGAAAAATAACTATTTTCTTTAACCCTTGTTAGACTATACACCCATGacactggttttaggacatgtagaaaaaaattattaacttttttttttttttcaccttttaaggcaattcatgaccaacacattgatatttaattttcatattt encodes:
- the LOC131972043 gene encoding twist-related protein 2-like codes for the protein MREEEQCGDEHPEGGVLSSEENSGRPPSNACPVVVATPGVAGRKRQTGLNPEDHVTTSTSPKMKPGEDVQIYTLPKRLKRSPQPQPRPPSSDPSLSPGPGPSPGSLSALEDPHGQRVIANIRERQRTQSLNEAFASLRKIIPTLPSDKLSKIQTLKLASRYIDFLYQVLQNDEMDTKQAGCNYLAHERLSYAFSVWRMEGAWSTMSAAGH